Proteins encoded in a region of the Myxococcales bacterium genome:
- a CDS encoding FHA domain-containing protein, whose amino-acid sequence MTTPGVASVCFSCGQPLGAPVAAAAVPKSYALTGALPSALAPPVDPYGDAGRLASARLVGPAGDFPLTVAEAAVGRDPARCRLLLTEPRVSGVHAHVRLLDGAVQVRDGGSNNGTYVDGARIAPEVWVSVRVGAEVRFGPVSFTVTR is encoded by the coding sequence ATGACGACGCCCGGCGTCGCGTCGGTGTGCTTCTCGTGCGGGCAGCCGCTCGGCGCGCCCGTGGCGGCGGCGGCGGTCCCGAAGAGCTACGCCTTGACGGGCGCTCTCCCTTCGGCCCTCGCGCCGCCGGTAGACCCCTACGGCGACGCGGGGCGGCTCGCGAGCGCGCGCCTCGTCGGCCCGGCCGGTGACTTCCCGTTGACCGTCGCGGAGGCCGCGGTCGGCCGCGATCCGGCGCGGTGCCGCCTCCTGCTCACCGAGCCGCGGGTGAGCGGCGTGCATGCGCACGTGCGCCTGCTCGACGGCGCGGTGCAGGTGCGCGACGGCGGCTCGAACAACGGCACCTACGTTGACGGCGCGCGCATCGCTCCGGAGGTCTGGGTTTCCGTCCGCGTGGGAGCCGAGGTACGCTTTGGCCCCGTGAGCTTCACGGTGACGCGTTGA
- a CDS encoding dihydrofolate reductase family protein: MGRLTFSLNVTLDGCVDHQEGIADDETHAFFTRLMDECGAMLWGRVTYELMEGTWPAIARGDGEAPPALREWAAKLEIKPKYVVSSTRSDFPWRNSHALAGDLRASVENLKDATPAGVLLGSEQLATELDRLDLIDEYRFLVHPRIAGHGPTLYQRGLTSTRRLELVSASPLRNGAVAMHYKRARG, translated from the coding sequence ATGGGACGACTGACGTTCAGCCTCAACGTGACTCTGGACGGCTGCGTCGACCACCAAGAGGGCATCGCTGACGACGAGACGCACGCCTTCTTCACCCGCCTGATGGACGAGTGCGGGGCGATGCTGTGGGGCCGCGTCACCTACGAGCTCATGGAGGGCACCTGGCCCGCGATCGCCCGCGGCGACGGTGAGGCGCCGCCGGCCCTGCGCGAGTGGGCAGCCAAACTCGAGATCAAGCCGAAGTACGTCGTGTCGTCGACGCGGAGCGACTTCCCGTGGAGGAACAGCCACGCCCTCGCCGGCGACCTGCGCGCGAGCGTGGAGAACCTCAAGGACGCCACCCCGGCCGGCGTGCTCCTCGGCAGTGAACAGCTCGCGACCGAGCTGGACCGCCTCGACTTGATCGACGAATACAGGTTCCTCGTCCACCCCAGGATCGCCGGTCACGGCCCAACGCTGTACCAGCGCGGCCTGACCAGCACACGGCGGCTCGAGCTCGTCTCGGCGAGCCCGCTCCGCAACGGCGCCGTGGCGATGCACTACAAGCGCGCGCGTGGCTGA
- a CDS encoding FHA domain-containing protein — MIPGFGKEQVSIGSAPDNDVVVHGPGVAPRHARIVRQGAQLTFFDNGAAPTFVGGAPVAPNQPIPFDFRTPIALGQTPLPLAHPALALMAMSVGQAPAPPGHFIVGRESSTASLVLASSAVSGNHATVMLDRMTVTDNASTSGTYQNGQRLPSGQAVPLDPNGVLAFGPVPVPTSVLLQLGRAQGAPLHGPPVGAPPAGMAPPAGPPPGAGPEPGRKHRTVIGELNLADLAQNIITIGRTPDNQIVVPHAQVSSHHAVLVRQGNDVLLEDKGSANGTFVRGQRLAPGQRVPVQHGEKIFIGPMPVLLQLTGQQLGLVVEDQQASWAGKPLYDIEAWDLSLEVPDRDDKSKMKVLLDHVSFKAMPGDMIALMGPSGAGKTTLLMTLNGYLPPSSGQVRINGEDLYAIYDALRGSIGYVPQDDIVHPELTVFEAVKYSAKFRLPPDYSDAEINQRVEQTLKDLGLDALKNLEIGKPEKKVLSGGQRKRVNIALELVTDPVILFLDEPTSGLAADDTTALITLLSELTKKTGKTIIMTIHQPAKDEFEKFNMTFIMGYGGIPTYFGPTGEPSYRFFASLIERPDSPFRSLAPQHAGKRIDNPRDMFDMLQVREKAVHEDMKRHDPNTPRNPARLEAARHWRNEFFRNENPVFQQMYSGPRAVGTEAAARGVPHAPKVALFSQLMLLISRYWKVRIRDRAGAAIMFLQAPIIGVMLAFVFAGQKQAVPFWCLGALQELSKRGQSNATGSADLLNRMQPTNDNTAALFFVVVSCVWFGTSNSAREIVTERAIYMRERMVNLSLFNYVFSKYIVLSAICVVQCSMLLGIVFATLGFHGGPGAFLMELGIMVGVSMNATALGLLLSTMVSSAEAAMALTPIALIPQVVLGGLMVPMTTNEMLKPLMYVMPARWGFEGSIVHERAAIERDPAWYIDLHKPTLQSAPDFIENGHFKCAIAQMASDHLAGGWGFIYYADLWLPFVVLYGMTFLMMGLLLIILKRRDPV; from the coding sequence ATGATCCCCGGGTTCGGCAAAGAGCAGGTTTCGATCGGATCGGCCCCCGACAACGACGTCGTGGTCCACGGCCCAGGTGTTGCCCCCCGGCACGCGCGCATCGTGCGGCAAGGCGCGCAGCTCACCTTCTTCGACAACGGCGCCGCCCCCACGTTCGTGGGGGGCGCGCCCGTCGCCCCTAACCAGCCGATACCCTTCGATTTTCGGACACCTATCGCGCTCGGACAGACCCCGCTGCCGCTCGCCCATCCCGCCCTCGCGCTGATGGCCATGTCGGTCGGTCAGGCGCCGGCGCCGCCTGGGCACTTCATCGTCGGGCGGGAGTCGAGCACCGCGAGCCTCGTGCTCGCGAGCAGCGCGGTGAGCGGGAACCACGCGACGGTGATGCTCGATCGCATGACCGTGACCGACAACGCGTCAACCAGCGGCACCTACCAGAACGGCCAGCGGCTCCCTTCCGGACAGGCCGTGCCGCTCGACCCCAACGGCGTGCTCGCGTTCGGGCCCGTCCCCGTACCGACCAGCGTGCTGCTGCAGCTCGGGCGTGCGCAGGGCGCGCCGCTGCACGGCCCTCCAGTCGGCGCCCCTCCGGCCGGCATGGCGCCTCCAGCCGGGCCTCCGCCCGGGGCGGGGCCTGAGCCAGGCCGGAAGCACCGCACGGTCATCGGCGAGCTGAACCTCGCCGACCTCGCCCAGAACATCATCACCATCGGCCGCACGCCCGACAACCAGATCGTCGTGCCGCACGCCCAGGTGAGCTCGCACCACGCGGTGCTCGTGCGGCAGGGCAACGACGTGCTCCTCGAAGACAAGGGCTCCGCGAACGGCACGTTCGTCCGCGGCCAGCGCCTCGCGCCAGGCCAGCGCGTGCCGGTGCAGCACGGCGAGAAGATCTTCATCGGCCCCATGCCGGTGCTCCTCCAGCTCACGGGCCAGCAGCTCGGCCTCGTGGTCGAAGACCAGCAGGCCTCCTGGGCGGGCAAGCCGCTCTACGACATCGAGGCGTGGGACCTCTCCCTCGAGGTGCCCGATCGCGACGACAAGTCGAAGATGAAGGTGCTGCTCGACCACGTGTCTTTCAAGGCCATGCCGGGCGACATGATCGCGCTGATGGGGCCTTCCGGGGCGGGCAAGACCACGCTCCTCATGACGCTGAACGGCTACCTGCCGCCCTCGAGCGGGCAGGTGCGCATCAACGGCGAGGACCTCTACGCGATCTACGACGCGCTCCGCGGCTCCATCGGGTACGTGCCCCAGGACGACATCGTCCACCCCGAGCTCACGGTCTTCGAGGCGGTGAAGTACTCGGCGAAATTCCGCCTCCCGCCCGACTACTCCGACGCCGAGATCAACCAGCGCGTCGAGCAGACCCTGAAGGACCTCGGCCTCGACGCCCTGAAGAACCTGGAGATCGGCAAGCCGGAAAAGAAGGTCCTCTCCGGCGGACAGCGCAAGCGCGTGAACATCGCGCTCGAGCTCGTGACCGATCCCGTCATTCTCTTCCTCGACGAGCCCACCAGCGGCCTCGCGGCCGACGACACGACGGCGCTCATCACGCTGCTGTCCGAGCTCACCAAGAAGACCGGCAAGACGATCATCATGACGATCCATCAGCCGGCGAAGGACGAGTTCGAGAAGTTCAACATGACCTTCATCATGGGGTACGGCGGCATCCCGACGTACTTCGGGCCCACGGGCGAGCCCTCGTACCGCTTCTTCGCGAGCCTCATCGAGCGCCCCGACAGCCCCTTCCGGAGCCTCGCGCCGCAGCACGCCGGCAAGCGCATCGACAACCCTCGCGACATGTTCGACATGCTCCAGGTGCGCGAGAAGGCCGTGCACGAGGACATGAAGCGGCACGACCCGAACACGCCGCGAAACCCGGCGAGGCTCGAGGCGGCGCGTCACTGGCGAAACGAGTTCTTCCGCAACGAGAACCCGGTCTTCCAGCAGATGTACTCCGGCCCCCGCGCGGTGGGCACCGAGGCCGCGGCCCGCGGCGTGCCGCACGCGCCCAAGGTGGCGCTCTTCAGTCAGCTCATGCTGCTCATCTCGCGGTACTGGAAGGTGCGCATCCGCGACCGCGCCGGCGCGGCGATCATGTTCCTCCAGGCGCCCATCATCGGCGTGATGCTCGCGTTCGTGTTCGCGGGGCAGAAGCAGGCCGTGCCGTTCTGGTGCCTCGGCGCGCTGCAGGAGCTGTCGAAGCGGGGCCAGTCGAACGCGACGGGCTCGGCCGATCTCCTGAATCGGATGCAGCCCACCAACGACAACACGGCGGCGCTCTTCTTCGTGGTGGTGAGCTGCGTGTGGTTCGGCACCAGCAACTCGGCGCGCGAGATCGTGACCGAGCGGGCGATCTACATGCGCGAGCGCATGGTGAACCTGTCCCTCTTCAACTACGTGTTCTCCAAGTACATCGTGCTGTCGGCCATCTGCGTGGTCCAGTGCTCGATGCTGCTCGGCATCGTGTTCGCCACCCTCGGCTTCCACGGCGGACCCGGCGCGTTCCTGATGGAGCTCGGCATCATGGTGGGCGTGAGCATGAACGCCACGGCGCTCGGGCTCTTGCTCTCCACGATGGTGTCCTCGGCGGAGGCCGCGATGGCGCTCACGCCGATCGCGCTCATCCCCCAGGTGGTCCTCGGCGGGCTCATGGTGCCCATGACCACGAACGAGATGCTGAAGCCGCTCATGTACGTCATGCCGGCGCGCTGGGGCTTCGAGGGCTCCATCGTGCACGAGCGCGCCGCGATCGAGCGCGATCCCGCCTGGTACATCGACCTCCACAAGCCGACCCTCCAGAGCGCCCCGGACTTCATCGAGAACGGCCACTTCAAGTGCGCCATCGCGCAGATGGCCTCTGACCACCTCGCCGGTGGGTGGGGCTTCATTTACTACGCGGATCTGTGGCTGCCGTTCGTGGTCCTCTACGGGATGACGTTCCTCATGATGGGGCTCTTGCTCATCATTTTGAAGCGGCGCGATCCGGTCTGA
- a CDS encoding protein phosphatase 2C domain-containing protein → MTTPRDTLVEPIAAELALRTDPGRDPEKQINEDAGFHKATRFGTLCVVCDGMGGHANGQDASAAATRAIQETFDGAPAGASGRELLRDGITLGHQRIRELPLAAGEARAGSTVVAVLLTPHGAEVAHVGDSRVLFMSRGRIQQITRDHSMVQLMVEAGMIRPEEAATHPDANKIMRALGIAAEVQVELRPEPVPFAPGDVFVLASDGLTDLVTEAEILAMAGQVPLEQAAGQLVDLANARGGHDNITVLLARPREGSSSSSAAATLVSAGLGTVPDPPAARAGATVLAAPLASPAPTGSPAVATVPIAPALGVVPGAGPPPHVGPAVPAVLPPSPPRSQRSAAAPTRPWWLIGILVLAAVVAVAVASAGLYAVIIKPEHVDPQIAVPLSALPRVGEPPASSESEPTAAPSLPAETPPLAPPSAPGHRGPSPSARPPGE, encoded by the coding sequence TTGACGACGCCCCGAGACACCCTGGTCGAGCCCATCGCCGCCGAGCTCGCGCTCCGCACCGATCCGGGCCGCGATCCGGAGAAGCAGATCAACGAGGACGCAGGCTTCCACAAGGCCACGCGCTTCGGGACCCTCTGCGTCGTATGCGACGGCATGGGTGGCCACGCGAACGGGCAGGACGCGTCGGCCGCGGCGACCCGGGCCATCCAAGAGACCTTCGACGGCGCGCCAGCCGGCGCGAGCGGACGCGAGCTACTCCGCGACGGGATCACCCTCGGACACCAGCGCATCCGCGAGCTCCCGCTCGCCGCGGGCGAGGCGCGCGCGGGCTCGACGGTCGTCGCGGTGCTGCTGACGCCGCACGGTGCCGAGGTCGCGCACGTGGGCGACAGTCGCGTGTTGTTCATGTCGCGCGGTCGAATTCAGCAGATCACCCGCGACCACTCGATGGTGCAGCTCATGGTCGAGGCGGGCATGATCCGCCCCGAGGAGGCCGCGACCCACCCCGACGCGAACAAGATCATGCGCGCCCTCGGCATCGCCGCCGAAGTGCAGGTCGAGCTTCGGCCCGAGCCTGTCCCCTTCGCGCCCGGCGACGTGTTCGTCCTCGCCAGCGACGGCCTGACCGATCTGGTGACCGAGGCCGAGATCCTCGCGATGGCCGGTCAGGTCCCGCTGGAGCAGGCCGCCGGCCAGCTCGTCGATCTCGCGAACGCGCGCGGGGGGCACGACAACATCACAGTGCTGCTCGCGCGCCCGAGAGAGGGCTCGAGCAGCTCCTCGGCCGCGGCGACCCTCGTCTCCGCGGGGCTCGGCACCGTGCCGGATCCGCCCGCGGCGAGGGCGGGAGCGACGGTGCTCGCCGCGCCCCTCGCGAGCCCCGCGCCGACCGGCTCGCCTGCGGTGGCCACGGTCCCGATCGCGCCGGCGCTCGGTGTCGTGCCCGGAGCTGGACCGCCGCCGCACGTCGGGCCTGCCGTGCCCGCGGTGCTCCCGCCGAGCCCCCCGCGCTCGCAGCGCAGCGCGGCCGCGCCCACACGGCCGTGGTGGCTCATCGGGATCCTGGTGCTCGCGGCGGTGGTGGCGGTCGCGGTCGCGAGTGCCGGGCTCTACGCCGTGATCATCAAGCCGGAGCACGTCGACCCGCAGATCGCCGTGCCGCTCTCGGCCTTGCCACGTGTCGGCGAGCCCCCCGCCTCGAGCGAGTCGGAGCCCACGGCCGCGCCCTCTCTCCCCGCGGAGACGCCCCCGCTCGCGCCGCCGTCGGCGCCGGGGCACCGAGGCCCTAGCCCGAGCGCCCGGCCCCCGGGCGAGTAG
- a CDS encoding beta-propeller domain-containing protein, which yields MAPVRTKPAPPKITTSMAGDPSPAALAEARLLASGCDDFAERRKASVQAELRRMHDALDAALQGWREEQPECWAESRRQAEQRRLEANGSTLRGLAGIGSGYGSGGGAMRAMGSAGASLQGAAAGAAPRPGPVTSARAHSSTNNQIAGVDEADIVKTDGKYVYLALNGALRIVEAMHPRVVSTTPLPGTVRELFVQGDRAVVYTSRGGAPRRCTYGYDCAFAGDGTSTEVTVLDLKDRAQPRVTRTLGLTGSLMTARRVGTVVHTVVADDDVRAASYPTWPAGLATCGTPEKVVRARFAKLRAENEARLNQTARFPSIRDRGGETPLCGHLLRSALDDGHAFTSLVSFDLTDDGSPAQTATVESRPGAVFASADTLYMSVVHGRRPQRAGRWYSFYPTTDEVSEIHAFRIGERPEATRYLGSGAVPGHVLNQFAMDEWYGYLRVATTRGRVPSPGVESTLSVLAHRDDGSLVRVGAVEHIAPGEDIRAVRFDDDRGYVVTFKKTDPLFVLDLAQPDKPAILGELKIPGFSTYMHRVDPDHLLSIGFDAQDRGDFAYFDGVLLQLFDVSKPTEPVLLHKEKIGTRGSSSEAATNHLAFNYFPEKGLLGVPMTVCEGGAAGVHGNEITFSGLYVYDVSVERGFHRRGGVDHSSRGVSCSTWWSRATSTVKRSVFLDDLVYSIAGDRVKVQRLGSLGRDEAELPMTP from the coding sequence GTGGCTCCCGTCAGGACGAAGCCCGCCCCGCCGAAGATCACGACCTCGATGGCGGGCGATCCGTCACCGGCAGCCCTCGCCGAGGCGAGGCTGCTCGCCTCGGGCTGCGACGACTTCGCCGAGCGCCGCAAGGCGTCCGTTCAGGCCGAGCTCCGCCGCATGCACGACGCGTTGGACGCCGCGCTGCAGGGGTGGCGTGAGGAGCAACCCGAGTGTTGGGCGGAGTCGCGGCGGCAAGCCGAGCAGCGCCGCCTCGAGGCGAACGGCTCGACGCTCCGCGGACTCGCCGGCATCGGCTCGGGCTACGGGAGCGGTGGCGGTGCGATGCGCGCCATGGGCTCGGCGGGCGCGTCGCTCCAGGGTGCCGCCGCGGGCGCCGCCCCTCGCCCCGGCCCCGTCACGTCGGCGAGGGCGCACTCGAGCACCAACAACCAGATCGCCGGCGTCGACGAGGCCGACATCGTCAAGACCGACGGCAAGTACGTGTACCTTGCACTAAACGGAGCGCTCCGCATCGTCGAGGCCATGCATCCGCGCGTCGTCTCGACCACGCCGCTCCCGGGCACGGTCCGCGAGCTCTTCGTCCAGGGAGACCGCGCCGTGGTCTACACGTCCCGCGGCGGCGCGCCGAGGCGCTGTACCTACGGGTACGACTGCGCCTTCGCGGGCGACGGCACCTCGACCGAGGTGACCGTGCTCGACCTGAAAGATCGCGCCCAGCCACGCGTCACGCGCACCCTGGGGCTCACCGGATCGCTCATGACGGCGCGACGCGTGGGCACCGTCGTGCACACGGTAGTCGCCGACGACGACGTGCGCGCCGCGAGCTACCCTACCTGGCCCGCGGGCCTCGCGACCTGCGGCACCCCCGAGAAGGTCGTGCGCGCGCGCTTCGCCAAGCTCCGCGCCGAGAACGAGGCGCGGCTGAACCAGACCGCGCGCTTCCCCTCGATCCGCGACCGAGGGGGCGAGACCCCGCTCTGCGGGCACCTGCTCCGCTCCGCGCTGGACGACGGGCACGCGTTCACGAGCCTCGTCTCGTTCGACCTCACCGACGACGGTTCACCCGCCCAGACCGCCACGGTCGAGAGCCGGCCGGGCGCGGTCTTCGCCTCTGCCGACACGCTGTACATGTCGGTGGTCCACGGGCGACGGCCCCAGCGCGCCGGGCGCTGGTACTCCTTTTATCCGACGACCGACGAGGTGAGCGAGATCCACGCGTTTCGCATCGGCGAGCGCCCGGAGGCCACGCGCTACCTCGGGAGCGGCGCGGTGCCCGGCCACGTGCTGAACCAGTTCGCGATGGACGAGTGGTACGGCTACCTCCGCGTCGCGACCACACGCGGGCGGGTGCCTAGCCCAGGGGTCGAGAGCACGCTCTCGGTGCTCGCCCACCGCGACGACGGCAGCCTCGTCCGGGTAGGCGCGGTCGAGCACATCGCGCCGGGCGAGGACATCCGCGCCGTCCGCTTCGACGACGACCGCGGGTACGTCGTCACGTTCAAGAAGACCGATCCGCTCTTTGTGCTCGACCTCGCGCAGCCGGATAAGCCCGCAATCCTGGGGGAGCTCAAGATACCTGGCTTCTCCACCTACATGCATCGGGTCGACCCCGACCACCTCCTCTCGATCGGCTTCGACGCCCAAGACCGAGGCGACTTCGCCTACTTCGACGGGGTGCTGCTGCAGCTCTTCGACGTGAGCAAGCCGACCGAACCCGTGCTGCTTCACAAGGAGAAGATTGGCACCCGCGGCTCGAGCTCCGAGGCGGCGACGAACCACCTCGCCTTCAACTACTTCCCCGAGAAGGGCCTGCTCGGCGTGCCCATGACCGTGTGCGAGGGCGGCGCCGCGGGCGTGCACGGCAACGAGATCACGTTCAGCGGGCTCTACGTGTACGACGTGAGCGTCGAGCGGGGCTTCCATCGGCGCGGCGGCGTCGATCACTCGTCGCGGGGCGTGAGCTGCAGTACGTGGTGGTCGCGCGCCACGTCGACCGTGAAGCGCAGCGTGTTCCTCGACGACCTCGTGTACTCGATCGCGGGAGATCGCGTGAAGGTGCAGCGGCTCGGCTCGCTCGGCCGCGACGAGGCCGAGCTCCCCATGACGCCCTGA
- a CDS encoding sigma-70 family RNA polymerase sigma factor, producing MSAPAARAAHDALENELRSLMERGATNQAATLALRRAGPELLRFVVHAHGSETMGADVFSLLAEDVWRGLPAFRWECSFRTWAYALARRASARYRRSERAHGRAIPLSELGALSELVAEVRTRTVSRLREENRSAIDTLKGELDVDELMLLSLRVERELSWAEIATVLADEGEPADAAAQARLRKRFQLLKDRLKRRGRELGLVPSGDG from the coding sequence ATGTCCGCCCCGGCCGCGAGAGCCGCTCACGACGCGCTCGAGAATGAGCTGCGCTCGCTCATGGAGCGGGGCGCGACGAACCAGGCGGCGACCCTCGCGCTGCGGCGGGCAGGACCCGAGCTGCTCCGCTTCGTCGTCCACGCTCACGGCAGCGAGACCATGGGAGCGGACGTGTTCTCGCTCCTGGCCGAGGACGTCTGGCGCGGGCTCCCTGCCTTTCGGTGGGAGTGCTCCTTTCGCACCTGGGCGTACGCGCTCGCGCGCCGCGCCTCGGCCCGCTACCGTCGCAGCGAGCGGGCCCATGGTCGAGCGATCCCCCTCTCGGAGCTCGGGGCGTTGTCGGAGCTCGTCGCCGAGGTCCGGACGCGCACAGTGAGCCGCCTCCGCGAGGAGAACCGCTCGGCGATCGACACGCTCAAGGGCGAGCTCGACGTCGACGAGCTCATGCTCCTGTCTCTCCGGGTGGAGCGCGAGCTGTCGTGGGCCGAGATCGCGACCGTGCTCGCCGACGAGGGCGAGCCCGCCGACGCGGCAGCGCAGGCGCGCTTGCGGAAGCGCTTTCAGCTGCTCAAAGATCGACTGAAGCGGCGCGGGCGCGAGCTCGGGCTCGTCCCGAGCGGCGATGGCTGA
- a CDS encoding Zn-dependent hydrolase, with translation MTSTTQAKDILSINGDRLWASLMRLAEIGKTAKGGVCRLALTDLDKEGRDLVTSWAREAGMTVTVDKIGNVFMRRKGKNDALAPVMCGSHIDTQPTGGKFDGNYGVLAGLEVVRTLNDQNIETEAPIEVVYWTNEEGSRFVPVMMGSGVFCGAFTLEHAYAAKDVDGKSVKDELARIGYIGDEEPGKHPVGAYFEAHIEQGPVLEDADVTIGVVKGVLGLRWYDCVVKGMEAHAGPTPMPLRKDALQVATRIMQEVVAIGNSRPPHGRGTVGFVQVHPNSRNVIPGTVKFSVDLRNIDDENLDAMDAEIKAFCEKTAKESGLPVELTQVSYFKPCQFEKGCVEAVANAAKTFGYSHMDAVSGAGHDAVYVARLAPAGMVFIPCKDGISHNEIEDAKPEHITAGCNVLLHAMLDRAGR, from the coding sequence ATGACGAGCACCACGCAAGCGAAGGACATCCTCTCGATCAACGGCGATCGCCTCTGGGCCTCGCTCATGCGGCTCGCGGAGATCGGCAAGACCGCCAAGGGCGGCGTCTGCCGCCTCGCGCTCACCGACCTCGACAAGGAGGGGCGCGACCTCGTCACCTCGTGGGCGCGCGAGGCGGGAATGACCGTCACCGTCGACAAGATCGGCAACGTGTTCATGCGCCGCAAGGGCAAGAACGACGCGCTGGCCCCCGTCATGTGCGGCAGCCACATCGACACCCAGCCCACGGGCGGCAAGTTCGACGGCAACTACGGCGTGCTCGCGGGCCTCGAGGTCGTGCGCACCTTGAACGACCAGAACATCGAGACCGAGGCGCCGATCGAGGTGGTCTACTGGACCAACGAGGAGGGCTCGCGCTTCGTCCCCGTCATGATGGGCTCCGGCGTGTTCTGCGGCGCCTTCACGCTCGAGCACGCGTACGCGGCGAAGGACGTGGACGGCAAGAGCGTGAAGGACGAGCTCGCGCGCATCGGCTACATCGGCGACGAGGAGCCAGGCAAGCACCCGGTGGGCGCCTATTTCGAGGCCCACATCGAGCAGGGGCCCGTGCTCGAGGACGCCGACGTTACGATAGGCGTCGTGAAGGGCGTGCTCGGCCTCCGCTGGTACGACTGCGTCGTGAAGGGCATGGAAGCCCACGCGGGGCCCACGCCGATGCCGCTCCGCAAGGACGCGCTCCAGGTCGCCACGCGCATCATGCAAGAGGTCGTCGCCATCGGGAACAGCCGCCCGCCGCACGGACGCGGCACCGTGGGCTTCGTGCAGGTCCACCCGAACAGCCGCAACGTGATCCCCGGAACCGTGAAGTTCTCGGTCGATCTCCGCAACATCGACGACGAGAACCTCGACGCGATGGACGCTGAAATCAAGGCGTTCTGCGAGAAGACGGCGAAGGAGAGCGGCCTCCCGGTCGAGCTCACGCAGGTCTCGTATTTCAAGCCCTGCCAGTTCGAGAAGGGCTGCGTCGAGGCCGTGGCGAACGCGGCGAAGACCTTCGGCTACTCGCACATGGACGCCGTGTCGGGCGCGGGCCACGATGCCGTGTACGTCGCGCGCCTCGCGCCGGCCGGCATGGTGTTCATCCCCTGCAAAGACGGCATCAGCCACAACGAGATCGAGGACGCCAAGCCCGAGCACATCACCGCTGGCTGCAACGTGCTGCTGCACGCGATGCTCGATCGGGCCGGGCGGTAG
- a CDS encoding serine/threonine protein kinase: protein MAEPASVAETWDSDDATESDELLRRLASTGVHERLTPELVPGEAVDRFVVVRVLGRGGMGVVYEARDERLGRAVALKVVSGHGAASPDRKRRFLREAKAAAAVAHANVARLLEVGEHDSSAYLVFEYVEGRTLRALLRQGPVPFAEVVRIGRELALGLVAAHAAGVVHRDVKPENVILDATGMVKILDFGLAKWGEEGAPREVSEVLTAEGVVLGSPGYMSPEQALGKPTDAATDVFSLGVVLFELATGERPFQGVTAMEAIVSTTRDVVPDPRGLRRSIPGAFARLALRCLDKRPERRPRVEQVARELERLPLRRGPSAARLTVAGGLALVVLGGTLGMGARAARHSSPVVAVSEPPSPPALPAASPASAAEGPPVAPSTIAASDVAPAGPPRSPSPSPTPVKPRASVHGPSAATTPAPIAPAPAPSFSSARPLDRPSFRERK from the coding sequence ATGGCTGAGCCGGCCTCCGTCGCCGAGACCTGGGACTCCGACGACGCCACCGAGTCGGACGAGCTCTTGCGGAGGCTCGCGAGCACCGGCGTCCACGAGCGGCTGACGCCCGAGCTCGTGCCCGGCGAAGCGGTCGACCGGTTCGTCGTCGTGCGCGTCTTGGGGCGCGGCGGGATGGGCGTCGTCTACGAGGCGCGCGACGAGCGCCTGGGGCGGGCCGTCGCGCTCAAGGTCGTGAGCGGACACGGCGCCGCGAGCCCCGACCGCAAGCGGCGCTTCCTGCGCGAAGCGAAGGCCGCGGCGGCCGTGGCGCACGCGAACGTCGCGCGGCTCCTCGAGGTCGGGGAGCACGACTCCAGCGCGTACCTGGTGTTCGAGTATGTCGAGGGTCGCACGCTCCGCGCGCTGCTGCGGCAAGGCCCGGTGCCGTTCGCCGAGGTGGTGCGTATCGGCCGTGAGCTCGCTCTGGGGCTCGTGGCCGCCCACGCGGCGGGCGTCGTGCACCGCGACGTGAAGCCGGAGAACGTGATCCTCGACGCCACGGGGATGGTCAAGATTCTTGACTTTGGCCTCGCGAAATGGGGCGAAGAGGGCGCGCCGCGCGAGGTGTCGGAGGTGCTCACGGCCGAGGGCGTGGTCCTCGGGAGCCCCGGGTACATGTCGCCCGAGCAGGCCCTCGGCAAGCCCACGGACGCCGCGACCGACGTGTTCTCGCTGGGCGTCGTGCTCTTCGAGCTCGCTACGGGCGAGCGGCCCTTTCAGGGCGTCACCGCGATGGAAGCCATCGTGTCGACCACGCGGGACGTGGTGCCCGATCCACGTGGGCTGCGGCGCTCGATCCCCGGGGCCTTCGCGCGGCTCGCGCTGCGGTGCCTCGACAAGCGCCCCGAGCGGCGTCCGAGGGTCGAGCAGGTGGCCCGGGAGCTCGAGCGGCTGCCGCTTCGTCGTGGGCCGTCCGCCGCCCGCCTCACGGTCGCGGGGGGCTTGGCCCTCGTCGTGCTCGGCGGGACGCTCGGCATGGGCGCCCGGGCCGCGCGGCACTCGTCCCCCGTCGTGGCCGTCAGCGAGCCCCCCTCTCCCCCCGCCTTGCCCGCGGCCTCCCCGGCCAGCGCGGCGGAGGGACCCCCTGTCGCCCCGAGCACGATCGCGGCGAGCGACGTGGCGCCCGCGGGGCCGCCGCGGTCGCCGTCGCCGTCGCCCACGCCGGTGAAGCCGCGCGCGTCGGTCCACGGACCGTCTGCGGCTACCACGCCCGCGCCGATCGCGCCCGCGCCCGCGCCCTCGTTCTCGTCCGCGCGCCCGCTCGATCGTCCCTCGTTTCGCGAGCGAAAATAG